In Scatophagus argus isolate fScaArg1 chromosome 3, fScaArg1.pri, whole genome shotgun sequence, one genomic interval encodes:
- the ccdc71 gene encoding uncharacterized protein ccdc71 has protein sequence MADATRGPVVGRPLAFTNEEQRAVHSWSRIATAGHSVLLDALKILSPMSHDLSSSEELVTFLQDLSEEGHKPVVLRSKDVYGYRSCTTQPLTEDMLKPPNRTLRPTAKRRGKRPLAKKREVHPSWNTSERSSPRIQGVRPPELLVDHHAIICSRTPSQTVEMSQVLQLQPCLRLTNIKGLSGFHTARLQIHTSWDSSSDTPSVAFSQQQHPPTLSGIPLQPSHNGGGAPTKAVALFSQKNVSCPLRLDGALIGDSAPIFYVNGRAFPETHTELTSKGWRSNGLHRDGRGPKELNNPTRQRNGWKDKNSFRWKVIKVDDSRSVAEARRKAQKILQVNLSPVIQIQPLNHVLRDFRYQNK, from the coding sequence ATGGCTGACGCAACAAGAGGTCCCGTAGTTGGCCGGCCATTGGCGTTCACCAACGAAGAACAGAGGGCAGTCCACTCCTGGTCCCGGATCGCAACAGCAGGGCACAGTGTCCTCCTGGATGCACTGAAGATCCTCAGCCCGATGTCCCATGACCTCTCAAGCAGTGAGGAGCTGGTCACCTTCCTGCAGGACCTGAGTGAAGAGGGCCACAAGCCCGTTGTGCTGCGCAGCAAAGATGTGTATGGCTACCGCTCATGCACAACCCAACCCCTGACTGAAGACATGCTGAAACCTCCCAACAGGACACTGAGACCAACTGccaagaggagaggaaagaggccCCTGGCCAAAAAGAGAGAGGTGCACCCATCTTGGAACACCTCTGAGAGGAGCAGTCCAAGAATTCAAGGGGTCCGCCCTCCAGAGCTGCTGGTGGACCACCATGCTATCATCTGCAGCAGGACACCCAGTCAGACTGTTGAAATGTCACAGGTGCTGCAGTTGCAGCCGTGCCTCAGATTGACCAATATTAAAGGCCTGTCTGGCTTCCACACAGCCAGACTTCAGATTCATACTTCCTGGGACTCGTCCTCGGACACACCCTCTGTTGCCTTTTCGCAGCAACAGCACCCTCCAACGCTTTCAGGAATACCTTTGCAGCCTTCTCATAATGGTGGTGGGGCGCCCACCAAAGCTGTGGCCTTGTTCAGCCAGAAGAACGTATCCTGTCCACTCCGATTGGACGGCGCCCTCATTGGAGATTCTGCTCCGATTTTTTATGTTAATGGAAGGGCATTCCCAGAGACTCACACAGAGCTGACCAGCAAAGGCTGGAGGAGCAATGGCCTCCATCGGGATGGTCGGGGCCCCAAGGAACTGAACAACCCAACCCGGCAGAGAAATGGCTGGaaggacaaaaacagttttAGGTGGAAAGTGATTAAGGTGGATGACTCACGCTCAGTTGCTGAGGCCCGCAGGAAGGCACAGAAAATCCTACAGGTCAACTTGTCTCCAGTGATTCAGATCCAACCTCTCAACCATGTGCTGAGGGACTTCAGATATCAGAATAAGTGA